A DNA window from Vigna angularis cultivar LongXiaoDou No.4 chromosome 1, ASM1680809v1, whole genome shotgun sequence contains the following coding sequences:
- the LOC108341490 gene encoding protein JINGUBANG, producing the protein MNNSATLQQRCVASLKTLTPHITCLAVHRNLLYAASLNLINVFDLSHYSHIDAFNQSPASGFVKSIAFTNSRVFTAHQDRNIRVWLITPSKRHRLLSSLPTVTDRLRRCIVPRNYVSVRRHKSRLWIQHCDTVSGLAVNQRLMYSVSWDKSFKVWDLFSFRCLESVKAHEDAINALVVNRDGIVYTASADGSIKVWRRDCEGKRHVLVSSIGRQKSTVNALALDGGGAGLFSGGCDGEICRWEWGCEENGAVKMETLRGHSGAILCLIHVAGLLASASADLTVRIWQRERGRSGYSCRAVLEGHEKPVKSLVAFAGGDDDSNGVVSLFSGSLDGEIKVWELFGSA; encoded by the coding sequence ATGAACAATTCCGCAACGCTCCAACAACGGTGCGTGGCTTCCCTTAAAACCCTAACACCCCACATTACCTGTCTCGCGGTCCACCGTAACCTCCTCTACGCCGCTTCCCTAAACCTCATCAACGTCTTCGACCTCTCTCATTACTCCCACATCGACGCCTTCAACCAAAGCCCTGCCTCAGGCTTTGTCAAGTCCATCGCCTTCACCAACTCGAGGGTTTTCACCGCTCACCAAGACCGCAACATTCGCGTCTGGCTCATCACTCCCTCCAAACGACATCGTCTCCTCTCCTCCCTCCCCACCGTCACCGACCGTCTCCGCCGCTGCATCGTTCCCCGAAACTACGTCAGCGTGCGCCGCCACAAGTCCAGGCTCTGGATCCAGCATTGCGACACCGTCTCCGGTTTAGCCGTGAACCAGAGGCTCATGTATTCGGTTTCGTGGGATAAGAGCTTTAAGGTCTGGGACTTGTTCAGTTTCCGGTGTTTGGAGTCCGTCAAAGCGCATGAGGACGCGATCAACGCTCTGGTTGTTAACCGAGATGGTATCGTATACACCGCCTCCGCGGATGGGAGCATCAAGGTTTGGAGAAGAGACTGCGAGGGGAAACGGCACGTGTTGGTGAGCAGCATTGGAAGGCAGAAGTCGACGGTGAATGCGCTTGCGTTGGACGGCGGGGGCGCGGGGTTGTTTTCCGGCGGTTGCGACGGCGAGATATGCCGATGGGAGTGGGGGTGCGAGGAAAACGGCGCGGTGAAGATGGAGACGTTGAGGGGTCACAGTGGAGCCATACTGTGTCTTATCCACGTGGCGGGTTTGTTGGCGAGTGCGTCCGCGGATCTAACGGTTAGGATCTGGCAACGGGAGAGAGGGAGGAGTGGGTATAGTTGCAGGGCGGTGTTGGAAGGGCACGAGAAACCGGTGAAGTCGTTGGTGGCCTTTGCGGGAGGTGACGATGACTCAAACGGCGTCGTTAGTCTATTCAGTGGAAGCCTAGACGGGGAGATTAAGGTGTGGGAGTTGTTTGGTTCGGCCTGA
- the LOC108322089 gene encoding autophagy-related protein 16 isoform X3 produces MLVLSFRFRCWLMVMAKTNKSQEEIACEAIKHALKALRKRHLLEEAAHGPAVLALSRPFVSQGSEWKEKAENLQVELQHCYKAQSRLSEQLVVEVAESRASKALVQEKEIAVADLQKELTELRDECSQLKEDLEEKFKSLEVLVSENTELKAQLEQMTTKANKAEAENKMLIDRWMLEKMKDAERLNEANALYEDMVEKLKASGLEQLARQQVDGIVRQSEEGAEFFLESNIPSTCKYRLRAHEGGCASMLFEYNSSKLITGGQDRLVKMWDTNTGSLSSTLHGCLGSVLDLTITHDNRSVIAASSSNNLYVWDVHSGRVRHTLTGHTDKVCTVDVSKISSRHVVSAAYDRTIKVWDLVKGYCTNTIIFHSNCNALSFSMDGQTIFSGHADGNLRLWAIQSGKLLSEVAAHTSAVTSISLSRNGNFVLTSGRDNLHNLFDVRSLEVCSTLKAAGNRVASNWSRSCFSPDDNHVAAGSADGSVYIWSISKGDIVGTLKEHTSSVLCCTWSGIRKPLASADKNGVVCVWT; encoded by the exons ATGCTAGTTTTAAGCTTTCGTTTTCGTTGTTGGTTAATGG TAATGGCGAAAACAAACAAGTCGCAAGAAGAAATTGCGTGTGAAGCTATTAAACACGCTTTGAAGGCACTGCGGAAGCGCCATTTGCTTGAAGAAGCCGCTCATGGTCCCGCTGTTCTAGCTCTTTCTAGACCCTTTGTTTCTCAG GGCTCTGAATGGAAAGAGAAAGCAGAGAATCTTCAAGTGGAACTTCAGCATTGCTACAAAGCTCAATCTCGGCTGTCTGAGCAACTTGTTGTGGAAGTAGCTGAGTCCAGAGCTTCAAAAGCGTTGGTTCAAGAGAAAGAAATTGCAGTTGCTGATTTGCAAAAGGAATTGACCGAATTGAG GGATGAGTGCTCTCAATTAAAGGAAGACTTGGAAGAAAAGTTTAAATCTCTAGAAGTGCTTGTTAGTGAGAATACTGAACTTAAAGCCCAACTGGAGCAGATGACTACTAAAGCAAATAAAGCTGAAGCTGAGAATAAGATGTTGATTGACCGCTGGATGTTGGAAAAGATGAAGGATGCTGAACGCCTAAACGAG GCTAATGCACTATACGAAGACATGGTCGAGAAACTAAAGGCCAGTGGCTTAGAGCAACTTGCAAGGCAGCAGGTGGATGGCATAGTTCGCCAAAGTGAAGAAGGTGCTGAGTTTTTTTTAGAGTCAAACATTCCTTCCACATGTAAATACAGGCTTCGTGCACATGAAGGTGGTTGTGCTTCCATGTTGTTTGAGTACAATTCCAGTAAATTGATTACTGGGGGACAGGATCGCTTAGTTAAAATGTGGGATACAAATACCGGATCCTTATCTTCTACACTTCATGGCTGCCTTGGCTCAGTATTAGATCTCACTATCACCCATGATAATCGATCTGTCATTGCTGCAAGCAGCTCGAACAACTTGTATGTATGGGATGTCCACTCAGGCCGTGTCCGTCATACCCTTACTGGCCACACAGATAAAGTTTGTACTGTTGATGTGAGCAAGATTTCAAGTCGTCATGTTGTCAGTGCTGCTTATGACCGTACCATAAAAGTTTGGGACCTAGTGAAAGGTTACTGCACTAACACAATCATTTTTCACAGCAACTGCAATGCTCTCTCCTTCAGCATGGATGGTCAGACCATATTTTCAGGACATGCTGATGGTAATCTTCGGTTATGGGCCATTCAGAGCGGAAAGCTACTCAGCGAGGTTGCTGCACATACATCTGCAGTTACATCAATATCCCTTTCTCGAAATGGAAATTTTGTACTGACCAGTGGAAGGGACAATTTGCATAATTTGTTTGACGTGCGATCTCTTGAAGTTTGTAGCACACTAAAAGCGGCAGGAAACAGAGTTGCTTCTAACTGGAGCCGCTCCTGTTTTAGTCCAGATGACAATCACGTTGCTGCTGGGTCTGCCGATGGATCTGTGTATATTTGGTCAATTTCTAAAGGTGATATAGTCGGTACGCTCAAGGAACATACTTCTTCTGTTCTATGTTGTACGTGGAGCGGGATCAGAAAACCCCTAGCTTCAGCTGACAAGAATGGGGTAGTTTGTGTCTGGACATAA
- the LOC108322089 gene encoding autophagy-related protein 16 isoform X1, with protein MYCETQDFDGRDLGKRPLSWDAICRNPKGLCLNSVFVLVMAKTNKSQEEIACEAIKHALKALRKRHLLEEAAHGPAVLALSRPFVSQGSEWKEKAENLQVELQHCYKAQSRLSEQLVVEVAESRASKALVQEKEIAVADLQKELTELRDECSQLKEDLEEKFKSLEVLVSENTELKAQLEQMTTKANKAEAENKMLIDRWMLEKMKDAERLNEANALYEDMVEKLKASGLEQLARQQVDGIVRQSEEGAEFFLESNIPSTCKYRLRAHEGGCASMLFEYNSSKLITGGQDRLVKMWDTNTGSLSSTLHGCLGSVLDLTITHDNRSVIAASSSNNLYVWDVHSGRVRHTLTGHTDKVCTVDVSKISSRHVVSAAYDRTIKVWDLVKGYCTNTIIFHSNCNALSFSMDGQTIFSGHADGNLRLWAIQSGKLLSEVAAHTSAVTSISLSRNGNFVLTSGRDNLHNLFDVRSLEVCSTLKAAGNRVASNWSRSCFSPDDNHVAAGSADGSVYIWSISKGDIVGTLKEHTSSVLCCTWSGIRKPLASADKNGVVCVWT; from the exons ATGTATTGTGAGACCCAAGATTTTGATGGTAGGGATTTGGGTAAACGCCCTTTGTCGTGGGACGCTATTTGCAG GAACCCAAAAGGTTTATGCTTGAATTCTGTTTTTGTGCTAGTAATGGCGAAAACAAACAAGTCGCAAGAAGAAATTGCGTGTGAAGCTATTAAACACGCTTTGAAGGCACTGCGGAAGCGCCATTTGCTTGAAGAAGCCGCTCATGGTCCCGCTGTTCTAGCTCTTTCTAGACCCTTTGTTTCTCAG GGCTCTGAATGGAAAGAGAAAGCAGAGAATCTTCAAGTGGAACTTCAGCATTGCTACAAAGCTCAATCTCGGCTGTCTGAGCAACTTGTTGTGGAAGTAGCTGAGTCCAGAGCTTCAAAAGCGTTGGTTCAAGAGAAAGAAATTGCAGTTGCTGATTTGCAAAAGGAATTGACCGAATTGAG GGATGAGTGCTCTCAATTAAAGGAAGACTTGGAAGAAAAGTTTAAATCTCTAGAAGTGCTTGTTAGTGAGAATACTGAACTTAAAGCCCAACTGGAGCAGATGACTACTAAAGCAAATAAAGCTGAAGCTGAGAATAAGATGTTGATTGACCGCTGGATGTTGGAAAAGATGAAGGATGCTGAACGCCTAAACGAG GCTAATGCACTATACGAAGACATGGTCGAGAAACTAAAGGCCAGTGGCTTAGAGCAACTTGCAAGGCAGCAGGTGGATGGCATAGTTCGCCAAAGTGAAGAAGGTGCTGAGTTTTTTTTAGAGTCAAACATTCCTTCCACATGTAAATACAGGCTTCGTGCACATGAAGGTGGTTGTGCTTCCATGTTGTTTGAGTACAATTCCAGTAAATTGATTACTGGGGGACAGGATCGCTTAGTTAAAATGTGGGATACAAATACCGGATCCTTATCTTCTACACTTCATGGCTGCCTTGGCTCAGTATTAGATCTCACTATCACCCATGATAATCGATCTGTCATTGCTGCAAGCAGCTCGAACAACTTGTATGTATGGGATGTCCACTCAGGCCGTGTCCGTCATACCCTTACTGGCCACACAGATAAAGTTTGTACTGTTGATGTGAGCAAGATTTCAAGTCGTCATGTTGTCAGTGCTGCTTATGACCGTACCATAAAAGTTTGGGACCTAGTGAAAGGTTACTGCACTAACACAATCATTTTTCACAGCAACTGCAATGCTCTCTCCTTCAGCATGGATGGTCAGACCATATTTTCAGGACATGCTGATGGTAATCTTCGGTTATGGGCCATTCAGAGCGGAAAGCTACTCAGCGAGGTTGCTGCACATACATCTGCAGTTACATCAATATCCCTTTCTCGAAATGGAAATTTTGTACTGACCAGTGGAAGGGACAATTTGCATAATTTGTTTGACGTGCGATCTCTTGAAGTTTGTAGCACACTAAAAGCGGCAGGAAACAGAGTTGCTTCTAACTGGAGCCGCTCCTGTTTTAGTCCAGATGACAATCACGTTGCTGCTGGGTCTGCCGATGGATCTGTGTATATTTGGTCAATTTCTAAAGGTGATATAGTCGGTACGCTCAAGGAACATACTTCTTCTGTTCTATGTTGTACGTGGAGCGGGATCAGAAAACCCCTAGCTTCAGCTGACAAGAATGGGGTAGTTTGTGTCTGGACATAA
- the LOC108322089 gene encoding autophagy-related protein 16 isoform X2 has translation MVGIWVNALCRGTLFAVMAKTNKSQEEIACEAIKHALKALRKRHLLEEAAHGPAVLALSRPFVSQGSEWKEKAENLQVELQHCYKAQSRLSEQLVVEVAESRASKALVQEKEIAVADLQKELTELRDECSQLKEDLEEKFKSLEVLVSENTELKAQLEQMTTKANKAEAENKMLIDRWMLEKMKDAERLNEANALYEDMVEKLKASGLEQLARQQVDGIVRQSEEGAEFFLESNIPSTCKYRLRAHEGGCASMLFEYNSSKLITGGQDRLVKMWDTNTGSLSSTLHGCLGSVLDLTITHDNRSVIAASSSNNLYVWDVHSGRVRHTLTGHTDKVCTVDVSKISSRHVVSAAYDRTIKVWDLVKGYCTNTIIFHSNCNALSFSMDGQTIFSGHADGNLRLWAIQSGKLLSEVAAHTSAVTSISLSRNGNFVLTSGRDNLHNLFDVRSLEVCSTLKAAGNRVASNWSRSCFSPDDNHVAAGSADGSVYIWSISKGDIVGTLKEHTSSVLCCTWSGIRKPLASADKNGVVCVWT, from the exons ATGGTAGGGATTTGGGTAAACGCCCTTTGTCGTGGGACGCTATTTGCAG TAATGGCGAAAACAAACAAGTCGCAAGAAGAAATTGCGTGTGAAGCTATTAAACACGCTTTGAAGGCACTGCGGAAGCGCCATTTGCTTGAAGAAGCCGCTCATGGTCCCGCTGTTCTAGCTCTTTCTAGACCCTTTGTTTCTCAG GGCTCTGAATGGAAAGAGAAAGCAGAGAATCTTCAAGTGGAACTTCAGCATTGCTACAAAGCTCAATCTCGGCTGTCTGAGCAACTTGTTGTGGAAGTAGCTGAGTCCAGAGCTTCAAAAGCGTTGGTTCAAGAGAAAGAAATTGCAGTTGCTGATTTGCAAAAGGAATTGACCGAATTGAG GGATGAGTGCTCTCAATTAAAGGAAGACTTGGAAGAAAAGTTTAAATCTCTAGAAGTGCTTGTTAGTGAGAATACTGAACTTAAAGCCCAACTGGAGCAGATGACTACTAAAGCAAATAAAGCTGAAGCTGAGAATAAGATGTTGATTGACCGCTGGATGTTGGAAAAGATGAAGGATGCTGAACGCCTAAACGAG GCTAATGCACTATACGAAGACATGGTCGAGAAACTAAAGGCCAGTGGCTTAGAGCAACTTGCAAGGCAGCAGGTGGATGGCATAGTTCGCCAAAGTGAAGAAGGTGCTGAGTTTTTTTTAGAGTCAAACATTCCTTCCACATGTAAATACAGGCTTCGTGCACATGAAGGTGGTTGTGCTTCCATGTTGTTTGAGTACAATTCCAGTAAATTGATTACTGGGGGACAGGATCGCTTAGTTAAAATGTGGGATACAAATACCGGATCCTTATCTTCTACACTTCATGGCTGCCTTGGCTCAGTATTAGATCTCACTATCACCCATGATAATCGATCTGTCATTGCTGCAAGCAGCTCGAACAACTTGTATGTATGGGATGTCCACTCAGGCCGTGTCCGTCATACCCTTACTGGCCACACAGATAAAGTTTGTACTGTTGATGTGAGCAAGATTTCAAGTCGTCATGTTGTCAGTGCTGCTTATGACCGTACCATAAAAGTTTGGGACCTAGTGAAAGGTTACTGCACTAACACAATCATTTTTCACAGCAACTGCAATGCTCTCTCCTTCAGCATGGATGGTCAGACCATATTTTCAGGACATGCTGATGGTAATCTTCGGTTATGGGCCATTCAGAGCGGAAAGCTACTCAGCGAGGTTGCTGCACATACATCTGCAGTTACATCAATATCCCTTTCTCGAAATGGAAATTTTGTACTGACCAGTGGAAGGGACAATTTGCATAATTTGTTTGACGTGCGATCTCTTGAAGTTTGTAGCACACTAAAAGCGGCAGGAAACAGAGTTGCTTCTAACTGGAGCCGCTCCTGTTTTAGTCCAGATGACAATCACGTTGCTGCTGGGTCTGCCGATGGATCTGTGTATATTTGGTCAATTTCTAAAGGTGATATAGTCGGTACGCTCAAGGAACATACTTCTTCTGTTCTATGTTGTACGTGGAGCGGGATCAGAAAACCCCTAGCTTCAGCTGACAAGAATGGGGTAGTTTGTGTCTGGACATAA
- the LOC108322089 gene encoding autophagy-related protein 16 isoform X4: MAKTNKSQEEIACEAIKHALKALRKRHLLEEAAHGPAVLALSRPFVSQGSEWKEKAENLQVELQHCYKAQSRLSEQLVVEVAESRASKALVQEKEIAVADLQKELTELRDECSQLKEDLEEKFKSLEVLVSENTELKAQLEQMTTKANKAEAENKMLIDRWMLEKMKDAERLNEANALYEDMVEKLKASGLEQLARQQVDGIVRQSEEGAEFFLESNIPSTCKYRLRAHEGGCASMLFEYNSSKLITGGQDRLVKMWDTNTGSLSSTLHGCLGSVLDLTITHDNRSVIAASSSNNLYVWDVHSGRVRHTLTGHTDKVCTVDVSKISSRHVVSAAYDRTIKVWDLVKGYCTNTIIFHSNCNALSFSMDGQTIFSGHADGNLRLWAIQSGKLLSEVAAHTSAVTSISLSRNGNFVLTSGRDNLHNLFDVRSLEVCSTLKAAGNRVASNWSRSCFSPDDNHVAAGSADGSVYIWSISKGDIVGTLKEHTSSVLCCTWSGIRKPLASADKNGVVCVWT; this comes from the exons ATGGCGAAAACAAACAAGTCGCAAGAAGAAATTGCGTGTGAAGCTATTAAACACGCTTTGAAGGCACTGCGGAAGCGCCATTTGCTTGAAGAAGCCGCTCATGGTCCCGCTGTTCTAGCTCTTTCTAGACCCTTTGTTTCTCAG GGCTCTGAATGGAAAGAGAAAGCAGAGAATCTTCAAGTGGAACTTCAGCATTGCTACAAAGCTCAATCTCGGCTGTCTGAGCAACTTGTTGTGGAAGTAGCTGAGTCCAGAGCTTCAAAAGCGTTGGTTCAAGAGAAAGAAATTGCAGTTGCTGATTTGCAAAAGGAATTGACCGAATTGAG GGATGAGTGCTCTCAATTAAAGGAAGACTTGGAAGAAAAGTTTAAATCTCTAGAAGTGCTTGTTAGTGAGAATACTGAACTTAAAGCCCAACTGGAGCAGATGACTACTAAAGCAAATAAAGCTGAAGCTGAGAATAAGATGTTGATTGACCGCTGGATGTTGGAAAAGATGAAGGATGCTGAACGCCTAAACGAG GCTAATGCACTATACGAAGACATGGTCGAGAAACTAAAGGCCAGTGGCTTAGAGCAACTTGCAAGGCAGCAGGTGGATGGCATAGTTCGCCAAAGTGAAGAAGGTGCTGAGTTTTTTTTAGAGTCAAACATTCCTTCCACATGTAAATACAGGCTTCGTGCACATGAAGGTGGTTGTGCTTCCATGTTGTTTGAGTACAATTCCAGTAAATTGATTACTGGGGGACAGGATCGCTTAGTTAAAATGTGGGATACAAATACCGGATCCTTATCTTCTACACTTCATGGCTGCCTTGGCTCAGTATTAGATCTCACTATCACCCATGATAATCGATCTGTCATTGCTGCAAGCAGCTCGAACAACTTGTATGTATGGGATGTCCACTCAGGCCGTGTCCGTCATACCCTTACTGGCCACACAGATAAAGTTTGTACTGTTGATGTGAGCAAGATTTCAAGTCGTCATGTTGTCAGTGCTGCTTATGACCGTACCATAAAAGTTTGGGACCTAGTGAAAGGTTACTGCACTAACACAATCATTTTTCACAGCAACTGCAATGCTCTCTCCTTCAGCATGGATGGTCAGACCATATTTTCAGGACATGCTGATGGTAATCTTCGGTTATGGGCCATTCAGAGCGGAAAGCTACTCAGCGAGGTTGCTGCACATACATCTGCAGTTACATCAATATCCCTTTCTCGAAATGGAAATTTTGTACTGACCAGTGGAAGGGACAATTTGCATAATTTGTTTGACGTGCGATCTCTTGAAGTTTGTAGCACACTAAAAGCGGCAGGAAACAGAGTTGCTTCTAACTGGAGCCGCTCCTGTTTTAGTCCAGATGACAATCACGTTGCTGCTGGGTCTGCCGATGGATCTGTGTATATTTGGTCAATTTCTAAAGGTGATATAGTCGGTACGCTCAAGGAACATACTTCTTCTGTTCTATGTTGTACGTGGAGCGGGATCAGAAAACCCCTAGCTTCAGCTGACAAGAATGGGGTAGTTTGTGTCTGGACATAA